Within the Myxococcus virescens genome, the region TTGTGATGGGAAGAAGTCGACGGACAGGCCCACGCGGGCCGAGCTGCGGAAGACGGGCGGGGCCACGGTGGAGGTCATCCCCTCCGACGGCCAGCTTCCCTACTGCATGCTGTACACGGTGTCCGAGAAGGGCGTCATCCGGCAGCTCACGCTGACGCGGGAGAACCGCTCCATCCGCTGTGATGCGAACAAGCCCGTGGCGCACACGAGCTTCCGCATCCCCGTGCAGGAGGGGAAGGTCCGCATGTACATCTTCTTCTCCGACGACCGCATCCCCGCGGGCCCGGTGGCGCAGCAGCTCTACGAGCTTCGGAGCCAGGAGCGCATCAACGCCATGGACCTGCGCCTGCCCGGCCGCGTGTTCGTGGAGACGTTGGAGTTCACCCCCGAGGAAGGCGGCACGCCCGTGACGGGCACCGTGGTGGGCGCGGGAGGCGACACCGAACCGGAAGGCACGGGTGCCCCGGTGCTGTCGGATGGTGGCACCGAGGGCGGCGGCATGGGCGCCATGGACGAAGCGCCCTGAGCCATGAAGCGGCGCGCCGGGGGAATCCCCTCCCCCGGCGGGCGGCGGCTCAGTAAGCCTCGCGCGCCAGGGCGAGCAGGTCCGCCTGCGACACCTTCCGCGGGTTGCTCAGGTGCGAGGCATCCTGGAAGGCCTTCTCGGCAATCCGCTCCAGGTCCTTCTCCTGGACGCCCGCGTCGCGCAGCCTCGAGGGAATGCCCACCGCCGCGTTGAGCTTGCGCACCCGGTCGATGGCGTTGCCCGCGAGCACCTCTTCGCGCGCCTGCGTCGTGTCCCCCAGCGCCACCGCGACCCGGGCCAGCCGCGCCGTGCAGACCGCGCGGTTGAACTCCATCACCACGGGCAGGACGATGGCATTCGCCAGGCCGTGGTGCACGTTGGACACCGGCGTGAGCGCGTGGGCCAGCGCGTGGCAGGCCCCCAGGCCCTTCTGGAAGGCCATGGCGCCCTCCATCGCCGCCACCATCATGTCCGTGCGTGCGGCCAGGTCCTTGCCGTCGCGCACCGCCGTCTCCAGCGAGCGGCCCACGCGGTAGATGCCGTCAATGGCCACCGCGTCCGCCAGCGGGTGGAAGCCATGGGCCAGGTAGGCCTCCAGGCAATGCGTGAAGGCGTCCATGCCCGTGGCCGCGGTGATTCCCGGCGGCAGCCCCAGCGTCAGCTCCGGGTCGCAGATGGCGGCGCGCGGCAGCAGGTGCGGACTGAAGATGACCGTCTTGCGGCCCGTGTCCTCCAGCGTCACCACGCCCGAGCGCCCCACCTCGGAGCCGGTGCCCGCGGTGGTGGGAATCGCAATGAGCGGCGGCAGGTCATCGCGCACGTACTGGTCGCCGCCCTTCGCGTCGTCGTAGCGGCTGAGCGGCGGCTCGTGCGTGGTGAGGAGCTGAATCAGCTTGCCCGCGTCCAGGGCGCTGCCGCCCCCCAGCGCGACGATGCCGTCGCAGGAGTGGCTCCGGTACGCCTCCAGGCCCGCGAAGACGTCGCGCTCGGTGGGGTTGGGCTCCACGCGGTCGAAGACTTCACAGGCCAGTCCCGCCGTCTTGAGCACGTCCGCCACGCGCGCGGCCAGCCCCGCCTTCACCACGCCCGCGTCCGTCACCAGCAGCGGGCGCCGGATGCCCAGACGCTGGGCCTGCGCGGGAAGGCGCAGCAGCGCGCCGGCGCCGAAGACGATGCGCGTGGGCCACGCCATCTCGGTGACGCGCGGCTCGGAGGGAATGTCGAACGGCTTCATGGCGGCTGCCTCATTTGCGCTCATCAGATGAGCTCCAGGTAACGCTCCAACTCCCAGTTGGTGACGGCGCGCTCGTACTGACGCACCTCCCACTCGCGCGTGCGGACGAAGTGGTCCACGAAGCCGTCGCCCAGCAACTCCCGCGCGCGCTCGCTGCCCTTCAGCAGCGCCACCGCGTCCTTGAGGTTGCGGGGCAAGGGCGGCGCGTCGCGCTTCGCGTAGGCGTTGGCCTCACAGGGAGCGGGCGGCTCCACCTCGTTTTCGATGCCCCACAGGCCCGCGGCCAGGCTGACCGCCATGCCGATGTACGCGTTCATGTCCGCGCCCAGCTGCCGGTACTCCAGGCGCATCGCCTTGGCGCTCTCACCGATGACGCGGATGGCGGTGGTGCGGTTCTCCAGGCCCCACGTCACGGTGGTGGGCGCCCAGGTGTTCTCCACGCTGCGCTTGTAGCTGTTGATGGTGGGCCAGTAGAGCGCGGTGAGCTCCGGCATCAGCGCCACCTGCCCGCCGATGTAGTGGCGCAGCAGCTTGCTCATGCCGTGGGGCGCCTTCGCGTCGTGGAAGAGGTTCTGCTCCCCGTCCAAGTCCCACAGCGACTGGTGGACGTGCCCCGAGCACCCCGGCAGCTTCGCGTCCACCTTCGCCATGAAGCACGCGGTGACGCCGTGGCGGGCGCAAATCTCCTTCACCACCGTCTTGAAGAGCGCGGCCTTGTCCGCCGACTTCTCGATGTCGTCGTAGCAGATGGCCGCCTCGAAGACGCCCGGCCCCGTCTCCGTATGGAAGCCCTCGATGCCCAGGCCGAACGCGTTGCATCCGTCGATGAGCGCATGCACCAGCGGCGCATTGAGCGAGGCGCGCAGCCACGAATAGCCGAACATGCCCGGCGTCAGCGGCGTCAGCCCCTGGAAGTCCTTGTCGCGCAGGCTCTGCGGCTGCTCCTTGAAGATGAAGAACTCGTACTCCGCGCCGAAGCGCGGCAGGTACCCCAGCGAGCGCGCGCGGGCGGCCACCTTCTGGAGCAACTGCCGGGGGCTCGCCTCGAAAGGCGTGCCGTCGGGGTTTTCGAAGTCGAGCAGGAACGCCGCGGTATCCGGCTCCCAGGGAATGACGCGGCCGGTGGTCAGGTCCACCTTCGCGTGGGCATCCGGGTAACCGGTGTGCCAGCCCGTCACCTGGGTGTTGTCGAGCAGGTCGTCGCTCAAGTCCCAGCCGAAGACGACATCACAGAAGCCCAGGCCGCCCTTGGCGGCGCTGAGGAACTTCTCCAGGGAGATGTACTTGCCGCGCCAGACGCCATCGACGTCCACCGCGCCCACCTTCACCTTCTGGATGCCCTTCTCATCCAGCCAGCGGCGCAGCGTGTCCACGCTCGCCGCGTCCCGCAGCGCCGGGCCTCGCGCCGGAGCACGCGAGGCCTTGCCGCGAACCCGGCGAGCCATGGCAGGGTGGGTCAGGACCTTCGCCTTGGGTCGGGTCGGCATCGATTCAATCCCCTCTCTTGCTGGAAACGCCCGGCACCTGGGGCTCCACCCGCCGCCCGCCCATGCGCAGACTGGGGTCGAGGAATGAGGAGGTGAGCCAACAGGCGCTGGTCATGTGGGTCCCTCGAAACACACGGGCACGTTCCACTGCGACTGGCCAGGAACGGACACGCGGGGCACGACACGGTAGGAATGGGGATGCAATGCGGCAACCTACGGCGGTGAAGAACGTCCTCTTGCTGAAAGCCGGTGACGCGGCCGAGGCCGTGCGCGTCTCCGTCGGCGATTACGACCGGTGGTTTCTGCAAGCCATCGGACTGTCCGGCTACCGCTTCGACATCGTGCTGGCGCACCGGGGCGCCCCCTTGCCCACGCGCGCGGATGGCTACGACGCGGTGATGATGACGGGCTCGCCGCTGTCGGTGACGGCGCTCGAGCCGTGGATGAAGCGCGCCGCGGACTTCATGGTGGAGGCCGGTGAGCGGGGCACGCCCGTGCTGGGCGTGTGCTTCGGCCAGCAACTCCTGGCGCATGCGTATGGCGGCCGCGTCTCGCGCAATCCCCAGGGGCGGGAGACGGGCAGCGTCGAGGTGACGCTCACCGAGGCCGGCAAGCAGGACCCACTCTTCGACGGCGTGCCGGAGCGCTTCATCGCGCAGGCGACGCACGAGGACATCGTCTCGCACCTCCCCGACGGCGCGCAGGTGCTTGCGGGCAACGCGAACACCGCCGCGCAGGCGCTGGCCTTCCGCCCCACCGTGCGCGGCGTGCAGTTCCATCCAGAGGCCGGCGTGGACACCCTTCGCGCCGTCATCGAGGCCCGCTGGGAGGGCCTGGAGCGGGACTCCGTGGCGCGAGGCGCCGCGCCCGGCGAATACGTCCGTCAGCTCCTGGCGGGCCTCACGCCCTCTCCCGCAGGCCGCAGAATCCTGCTGAACTTCCTCGAGCGCTTCACCTGACCTGACAGAGGCCCTCCGTGTCCCGTCTTGCCCTGCCGACCCTGCTCCTCGCCCTGCTCACCACCGCGTGCTCGGAAGACCTGTGCACCCAGGCGCCTCGCTGTGATGACTCGGAAGCGCTCAACTGCGAGCCGGAGTGCACCGTGGGCCCGTGCTCCAGCGGCCCCATCCTCCAGGCGTGCACCGAGCGCACGACGTGCACCGTCGTCCCCGGAGACCGCAACGACGCACGCTTCTACCGCTCTCGCGCCGTGTGCGCCGTCACCCTGGAGGCCTGCGACCCGGCGACCGCGGCCCCGCCCACCTGCGGGAGCGACCGCTTCGTCACCGGCTGCAGCGCCTACCGCCGCGACATCCGCGTGTCCTGCTCCCAGTCGGCGCTCTACTTCGCGCAGGTGCCCACCTGCTGCCAGGGCCTGGGCGCGGACGACGGCGGCACCGACGCGGGCACGGGTGACGGGGGCGTCCCCGACGCGGGCACGGCCGACGCCGGCATTTGAGGTAGAGAACAAGCCATGGCGTCTCGCTGGGACCACCTCTTCGACCTCAAACCGACTTCCCTGCTGGAGCACCTCCTGGAGGAGGTGGCGAAGCTGCTGCACAAGGACCTGCTGCAGTGGCCGCCGCCCGTCGAGGAGCTGGACCTGGACACCGGTGGCCACTTCGCGCCGCTCTTCACGGAGCCCCGGCCCCGTCCGTCCCGGGCCGTCTACACGGAGGCGTTCCGGCTGGCGCAGTGGGAGCTGGCTCGAGAAACGGACGCCTACGACGACTACATGCGCAACAAGCGCTACCTGGAACGCGGCCTGGTGCCAGGCGACCGGCTGCCCCTGCTGCTCCTCAGCCGCTGGCTCACCGAGCAGATGCTGGGCCTGGGTGAGGCCACCGAGGGACGCGTCAAGCGCAAGCACATGCGCGACTGCCTGGAGCGGCTCCAGTCAAAGCTCGGCGCCTTCCCGGTGCCTGGCGCCTGAGCCGCCGCCGGGTGGCCCGGTGAAATGTTGAACAGGCACCATCCCCCTCCCAGGACGCGGGCGGGCGGCTCACGTGGCGGCCCTTGTCACCGGGAAGGCACTGCCGTAAGCCAGACGGCATGTCGCAGCAGCCTTCGGACACCACCGCCTCCGCCAACCGACGCAAGCGCCTGCTCCTCTTGGGAGTGTTGTGGCTGAGCCTGGCGCTGGTCCTGTTGGCCTTCCGCTCGGTGGTCATGCCCTTCGCGGGCGCCGCGCTCATCGCCTACCTGGTGCAGCCGCTGGTGGGGCGCATCTCCCGGGTGAAGGTGGCCGGCCGGCCGGTGCCGCGCTGGACGGCGCTGCTGCTCATCTACGCCGGCTTCTTCGTGGGCGTGTACCTCTTCATCGTCGCGCTGGTGCCGCAGCTCTACCGCGAGCTGTCCCGCGTCAGCCGTGAGGCGGTGACGTTCGCCAACACGCTCACCCCGGAGCACGTCCAGGAGCTCGCGCAGCGCGCGGAGACGTGGCTCAGCACACGAGGCATTCCGGTGGCGCTCTCCAACCGCGCGCTGGAGGGCGCGGACGCGGGGAGCAGCAACGGCACCTTCGGCTTCGCGCTGGATTTGGAGCAGTTCCTGGGGGACGCGGTGAAGCGCGTGTCCATCCTGGTGCAGGAGAACCTGGGCGACATCGTCAACGTGTCCCGCAGCATCGTCACCAGCGTGGCCGCGGGCGTGTTCATGCTCTTCTTCGTGCTGATGGTGGCCGCGTTCTTCTCCATCGACGCGCAGGCCATCCGCCACTACTTCGGCACGCTGATTCCGCCGGAGTACGCCACCGACGCGCGGCAACTGCTGGAGCGCATCGACCGCTCGTTGTCCGGCGTGGTGCGCGGGCAGGTCACCATCTGCATCGTCAACGGCATCCTGACGTTCATGGGGCTGCTGCTGTTCGGCGTGAAGTTCGCCTTCCTGCTGGCGACCATCGCCACCTTCTTCAGCCTCATCCCGATTTTCGGCACCATCCTCAGCTCGGTGCCCATCGTCCTCATCGCGCTGGCGGACGGCTTCCAGAAGGGGCTGGCGATTCTCGCGTGGATCATCGGCATCCACGCGGTCGAGGCGTACTTCCTCAACCCCAAAATCATGGGGCAGGCGGCGCACCTGCACCCCGTCATCGTCGCCTTCTCCCTCATCGCCGGAGAGCGGCTCTTCGGACTGGTGGGCGCCCTCTTCGCGGTGCCCGTGGCGTCCGTCCTGGTGGCGTGCTTCGACTACGCACGGCTCAAGGCCCAGCCCGCGCCCGCGGTGGCCCTGGCCTCGCCCGGAGTGCTGCCCGCTGAACGTCAGCCGCCCGCCGCCTGAGCCCTACTGGCAGGCGGCGGCGCAGCGCGCTTCACGGCAGGTCGGGATGCAACGCCCGCAGTCGATGGAGCCCTCCGGGCAGCCACTGGTACAGGGGCCGCTACACGTCGGGCCTTCGTCCGCGTGCGTGACGGCGGTTCCCAGCCCACAGCACGCGTCGGCCACGCAGTCGTCGTCCGTGTAACAGGTCTGGTCGGACAGCACCGGGGGTACGTCCCCCAGCGGCAGGTCTCCCAAACCGTCACACCCCACTCCACCACCGCCCAGCGTCACCCCCAGCACGAGGGTGAGCAGGCGGAAACGTCCGTGTCTGAGCAATGGACACCCCTTGCTCAGACAATCTCTACCGGTTCATCGACCCGAGGAAGTCCGCATTCGACGCGGTGGGCCGCATGTGTTTGAGCACGAACTCCATCGCGTCGATGGGGGTGAACGGGTGGAGCACCTGCCGCAGGGCGGTGATGCGCACCAGGTCGCCCGGGCCGAGCAGCAGCTCCTCCTTGCGCGTACCGGACTTGTTGATGTCCAGCGTCGGGAAGATGCGCTTCTCCATCAGCTTCCGGTCCAGGACGATTTCGGAGTTACCCGTGCCCTTGAACTCCTCGAAGATGACTTCGTCCATGCGGCTGCCGGTGTCGATGAGCGCGGTGCCGATGATGGTCAGCGAGCCACCCTCTTCGATGTTGCGCGCGGCGCCGAAGAAGCGCTTGGGCTTGTGGAGCGCGTTGGCGTCCACGCCGCCGGACAGAATCTTGCCGGACGCGGGCACCACCGTGTTGTAGGCGCGCGCCAGACGGGTGATGGAGTCCAGCAGGATGCAGACGTCGTACTTCTGCTCGACCAGGCGCTTGGCCTTGTCGATGACCATCTCCGCCACCTGCACGTGGCGCGTGGCGGGCTCGTCGAAGGTGGAGGACACCACCTCGCCGCGCACGCTGCGCTCCATGTCCGTCACCTCTTCCGGGCGCTCATCCACGAGCAGCACGATGAGGTACACGTCCGGGTGGTTGCGGCTGATGGCGTGCGCGATGTTCTGCAGCAGCACCGTCTTGCCGGCCTTCGGCGGCGCCACGATGAGGCAGCGCTGGCCCAGGCCGATGGGGCAGAACATGTCGATGATGCGCGTGGTCATCTCCGACGACTCATGCTCCAGCTTGAGCTTGCGCGTCGGATAGAGCGGCGTGAGGTTGTCGAACAGGATGCGCTCGCGCGCCGCGTCCGACATCGGGTCCGCGAAGTTGACCTTGTCCACCTTCTGGAGCGCGAAGAAGCGCTCGCCCTCGCGGGGCTGGCGGATGGGGCCCGTCACCGTGTCGCCGGGGCGCAGGTTGAAGCGGCGCACCTGCGACGGGGACACGTAGATGTCGTCCGGGCTGGGCTGGTAGTCGCTGTCCGCGCTGCGCAGGAAGCCGAAGCCGTCGCTGAGCAGCTCCAGCACGCCCTCCGCGTGGACCTCGAAGCGCTTGTCGGCGATGCCGCCCAGCAGCGCGAAGATGAGGTCCTGCTTCTTCAGGCCCTGGTACCCCTCGATGCCCACGTCGTGGGCCATCTTCGAGAGGTCGGTGATCTTCATCCGCTTCAGGTCATTGAGCTTGATGACCTGCATGGGCTCGCCATCCCGGGTGACTTCCGTGATGGCGGGAGTCTCAGGGGACTCCGGAGGAGGCGGCAGGGAGGCGGCCGGCTCTTCGGACTCGCCGGAGATACGAGCTTCCTGGAGGTCGTCGTCCCGCACCGGGCGGGAGATGGGGGTGAGCACCGGACGGGGGGGCTCGGCGGGGGCCTCCTCGACCTCGGCGCCGGGCTCTTCGTCGCGGCGGGCGGCGCTGCGGCGGGCGCGCGGGGCGGGCTTCTCGGCCTCGTCCCGCTCC harbors:
- a CDS encoding iron-containing alcohol dehydrogenase; the encoded protein is MKPFDIPSEPRVTEMAWPTRIVFGAGALLRLPAQAQRLGIRRPLLVTDAGVVKAGLAARVADVLKTAGLACEVFDRVEPNPTERDVFAGLEAYRSHSCDGIVALGGGSALDAGKLIQLLTTHEPPLSRYDDAKGGDQYVRDDLPPLIAIPTTAGTGSEVGRSGVVTLEDTGRKTVIFSPHLLPRAAICDPELTLGLPPGITAATGMDAFTHCLEAYLAHGFHPLADAVAIDGIYRVGRSLETAVRDGKDLAARTDMMVAAMEGAMAFQKGLGACHALAHALTPVSNVHHGLANAIVLPVVMEFNRAVCTARLARVAVALGDTTQAREEVLAGNAIDRVRKLNAAVGIPSRLRDAGVQEKDLERIAEKAFQDASHLSNPRKVSQADLLALAREAY
- a CDS encoding glutamine synthetase family protein, which codes for MPTRPKAKVLTHPAMARRVRGKASRAPARGPALRDAASVDTLRRWLDEKGIQKVKVGAVDVDGVWRGKYISLEKFLSAAKGGLGFCDVVFGWDLSDDLLDNTQVTGWHTGYPDAHAKVDLTTGRVIPWEPDTAAFLLDFENPDGTPFEASPRQLLQKVAARARSLGYLPRFGAEYEFFIFKEQPQSLRDKDFQGLTPLTPGMFGYSWLRASLNAPLVHALIDGCNAFGLGIEGFHTETGPGVFEAAICYDDIEKSADKAALFKTVVKEICARHGVTACFMAKVDAKLPGCSGHVHQSLWDLDGEQNLFHDAKAPHGMSKLLRHYIGGQVALMPELTALYWPTINSYKRSVENTWAPTTVTWGLENRTTAIRVIGESAKAMRLEYRQLGADMNAYIGMAVSLAAGLWGIENEVEPPAPCEANAYAKRDAPPLPRNLKDAVALLKGSERARELLGDGFVDHFVRTREWEVRQYERAVTNWELERYLELI
- a CDS encoding glutamine amidotransferase — encoded protein: MRQPTAVKNVLLLKAGDAAEAVRVSVGDYDRWFLQAIGLSGYRFDIVLAHRGAPLPTRADGYDAVMMTGSPLSVTALEPWMKRAADFMVEAGERGTPVLGVCFGQQLLAHAYGGRVSRNPQGRETGSVEVTLTEAGKQDPLFDGVPERFIAQATHEDIVSHLPDGAQVLAGNANTAAQALAFRPTVRGVQFHPEAGVDTLRAVIEARWEGLERDSVARGAAPGEYVRQLLAGLTPSPAGRRILLNFLERFT
- a CDS encoding AI-2E family transporter; the encoded protein is MSQQPSDTTASANRRKRLLLLGVLWLSLALVLLAFRSVVMPFAGAALIAYLVQPLVGRISRVKVAGRPVPRWTALLLIYAGFFVGVYLFIVALVPQLYRELSRVSREAVTFANTLTPEHVQELAQRAETWLSTRGIPVALSNRALEGADAGSSNGTFGFALDLEQFLGDAVKRVSILVQENLGDIVNVSRSIVTSVAAGVFMLFFVLMVAAFFSIDAQAIRHYFGTLIPPEYATDARQLLERIDRSLSGVVRGQVTICIVNGILTFMGLLLFGVKFAFLLATIATFFSLIPIFGTILSSVPIVLIALADGFQKGLAILAWIIGIHAVEAYFLNPKIMGQAAHLHPVIVAFSLIAGERLFGLVGALFAVPVASVLVACFDYARLKAQPAPAVALASPGVLPAERQPPAA
- the rho gene encoding transcription termination factor Rho, coding for MRKARTSREKAADTDVAVEADTEKPRRKRAAKTVERDEAEKPAPRARRSAARRDEEPGAEVEEAPAEPPRPVLTPISRPVRDDDLQEARISGESEEPAASLPPPPESPETPAITEVTRDGEPMQVIKLNDLKRMKITDLSKMAHDVGIEGYQGLKKQDLIFALLGGIADKRFEVHAEGVLELLSDGFGFLRSADSDYQPSPDDIYVSPSQVRRFNLRPGDTVTGPIRQPREGERFFALQKVDKVNFADPMSDAARERILFDNLTPLYPTRKLKLEHESSEMTTRIIDMFCPIGLGQRCLIVAPPKAGKTVLLQNIAHAISRNHPDVYLIVLLVDERPEEVTDMERSVRGEVVSSTFDEPATRHVQVAEMVIDKAKRLVEQKYDVCILLDSITRLARAYNTVVPASGKILSGGVDANALHKPKRFFGAARNIEEGGSLTIIGTALIDTGSRMDEVIFEEFKGTGNSEIVLDRKLMEKRIFPTLDINKSGTRKEELLLGPGDLVRITALRQVLHPFTPIDAMEFVLKHMRPTASNADFLGSMNR